Proteins from one Nicotiana tabacum cultivar K326 chromosome 23, ASM71507v2, whole genome shotgun sequence genomic window:
- the LOC142177073 gene encoding uncharacterized protein LOC142177073 codes for MRFVVSDSRLRFSLGEFALVTGLKCKGDTSIESVEENRLISKYFGTASVTLAQLVDCFTKKKWETNDDALKISVLYFVNNFLLSLLKTKVISWSYIDLVESDDSNNYSWGIDVYNATIDSYSNKFQDKPSFYRLGGFPLALQIWLYECCPSLDGHFVDHN; via the coding sequence ATGCGGTTTGTAGTGAGTGATTCTAGGTTGCGCTTTAGTTTGGGTGAATTTGCACTCGTTACTGGACTGAAATGTAAGGGTGATACAAGTATAGAGAGCGTAGAAGAGAATaggttgatttcaaaatattttgggacTGCATCTGTGACATTGGCCCAACTAGTAGACTGTTTTACGAAGAAGAAATGGGAAACAAATGATGATGCGTTGAAGATATCAGTTCTTTATTTTGTGAACAACTTCTTACTTTCTCTGTTGAAAACAAAGGTTATTTCATGGTCTTACATTGACTTGGTTGAGTCCGATGATTCTAATAATTATTCCTGGGGTATAGATGTTTATAATGCTACAATCGACTCGTATTCCAATAAGTTTCAAGATAAGCCTTCTTTTTATAGACTCGGTGGCTTCCCGTTGGCTTTACAGATTTGGTTGTATGAATGCTGCCCAAGTTTGGATGGTCACTTTGTTGATCATAATTAG